One Oncorhynchus keta strain PuntledgeMale-10-30-2019 chromosome 11, Oket_V2, whole genome shotgun sequence DNA window includes the following coding sequences:
- the LOC118389786 gene encoding putative ammonium transporter 1 isoform X2, which produces MVNFFFNYVRCAVATTLALGAANERTEPIGYLISAYVFSGIIYPLACHWVWDQQGIFSPTSTSYPSQDYAGSGVIFLLGGAAAAVSLRVIGSRAGRWSPHFKRTEHSQPMVVLGGCLQMLGFLGLVIGTHPRVLDADEGLLLGLGTVNLLHAATSGGLYGLMIQRIDKNYYDLDSMLSGAIAGMVAVCAGVDTYMPGVAVMCGATGSLLFIGFRRFLCAVRVDDPLNIISGYLIPGAWGLMLAGLFSDHGALGGHIQVLGNNCIVALVLFFWAVAIMYPLLSILMCFGVLRVPRFMEKQGIDKIRHTLRHPHGTRKSLN; this is translated from the exons ATGGTAAACTTCTTCTTCAACTATGTTCGCTGTGCTGTAGCCACTACTCTGGCACTAGGGGCTGCCAACGAGAGGACAGAACCAATCGGCTACCTCATATCCGCATATGTTTTCTCAG GAATAATCTACCCTCTGGCTTGTCACTGGGTCTGGGACCAGCAAGGCATCTTCAGTCCAACCTCCACCTCCTACCCATCACAG GACTATGCAGGCAGCGGTGTGATCTTCTTGCTGGGTGGTGCAGCGGCAGCTGTCTCACTGCGGGTTATAGGATCACGGGCTGGACGCTGGAGTCCCCATTTCAAACGGACAGAGCACAGCCAGCCT ATGGTGGTGCTGGGAGGATGCCTTCAAATGCTGGGCTTCTTGGGCCTGGTGATAGGCACTCACCCCCGTGTGTTGGATGCTGATGAGGGCCTGTTACTGGGGCTAGGCACTGTAAACTTGCTGCATGCTGCTACAAGCGGAGGACTCTACGGACTAATGATCCAACGCATCGATAAGAACTACTATGATCTCGACAGCATGCTCTCTGGGGCCATTGCTGGCATG GTGGCAGTGTGTGCAGGAGTAGACACCTACATGCCTGGTGTGGCAGTCATGTGTGGGGCCACTGGATCTCTCCTCTTTATTGGCTTTCGCCGCTTCCTCTGTGCTGTGAGGGTGGATGACCCCCTTAACATCATCTCCG GGTACTTAATTCCAGGGGCCTGGGGCTTGATGCTTGCAGGTTTATTCTCTGATCATGGGGCTCTTGGAGGACATATCCAG GTGTTGGGGAACAATTGCATTGTGGCACTGGTGTTATTCTTCTGGGCAGTGGCTATTATGTACCCTCTTCTCTCCATACTCATGTGTTTTGGAGTGCTGCGAGTCCCCCGCTTCATGGAGAAACAAG gaatAGACAAAATCAGACACACGCTAAGACACCCTCACGGCACCAGGAAGTCACTGAACTAA
- the LOC118389786 gene encoding putative ammonium transporter 1 isoform X1, producing the protein MAFPDSIAVHDAFILLCSFFALCLKFGFAFVEAGKTDPKNVSNVIFKNVADTFVTLLAFFLHGYAFAFGEHNAVIGTQFFLTLNKTNMVNFFFNYVRCAVATTLALGAANERTEPIGYLISAYVFSGIIYPLACHWVWDQQGIFSPTSTSYPSQDYAGSGVIFLLGGAAAAVSLRVIGSRAGRWSPHFKRTEHSQPMVVLGGCLQMLGFLGLVIGTHPRVLDADEGLLLGLGTVNLLHAATSGGLYGLMIQRIDKNYYDLDSMLSGAIAGMVAVCAGVDTYMPGVAVMCGATGSLLFIGFRRFLCAVRVDDPLNIISGYLIPGAWGLMLAGLFSDHGALGGHIQVLGNNCIVALVLFFWAVAIMYPLLSILMCFGVLRVPRFMEKQGIDKIRHTLRHPHGTRKSLN; encoded by the exons ATGGCTTTCCCTGATTCGATAGCTGTCCACGATGCGTTCATCCTCCTCTGCAGCTTCTTTGCATTGT GCCTCAAGTTTGGGTTTGCGTTTGTGGAGGCAGGCAAAACAGATCCAAAGAACGTCTCCAATGTCATCTTTAAAAATGTAGCAGACACAT TTGTCACTTTGCTGGCTTTCTTTCTCCATGGCTATGCATTTGCCTTTGGGGAGCACAACGCTGTTATCGGAACCCAATTCTTCCTCACACTGAACAAGACAAACATGGTAAACTTCTTCTTCAACTATGTTCGCTGTGCTGTAGCCACTACTCTGGCACTAGGGGCTGCCAACGAGAGGACAGAACCAATCGGCTACCTCATATCCGCATATGTTTTCTCAG GAATAATCTACCCTCTGGCTTGTCACTGGGTCTGGGACCAGCAAGGCATCTTCAGTCCAACCTCCACCTCCTACCCATCACAG GACTATGCAGGCAGCGGTGTGATCTTCTTGCTGGGTGGTGCAGCGGCAGCTGTCTCACTGCGGGTTATAGGATCACGGGCTGGACGCTGGAGTCCCCATTTCAAACGGACAGAGCACAGCCAGCCT ATGGTGGTGCTGGGAGGATGCCTTCAAATGCTGGGCTTCTTGGGCCTGGTGATAGGCACTCACCCCCGTGTGTTGGATGCTGATGAGGGCCTGTTACTGGGGCTAGGCACTGTAAACTTGCTGCATGCTGCTACAAGCGGAGGACTCTACGGACTAATGATCCAACGCATCGATAAGAACTACTATGATCTCGACAGCATGCTCTCTGGGGCCATTGCTGGCATG GTGGCAGTGTGTGCAGGAGTAGACACCTACATGCCTGGTGTGGCAGTCATGTGTGGGGCCACTGGATCTCTCCTCTTTATTGGCTTTCGCCGCTTCCTCTGTGCTGTGAGGGTGGATGACCCCCTTAACATCATCTCCG GGTACTTAATTCCAGGGGCCTGGGGCTTGATGCTTGCAGGTTTATTCTCTGATCATGGGGCTCTTGGAGGACATATCCAG GTGTTGGGGAACAATTGCATTGTGGCACTGGTGTTATTCTTCTGGGCAGTGGCTATTATGTACCCTCTTCTCTCCATACTCATGTGTTTTGGAGTGCTGCGAGTCCCCCGCTTCATGGAGAAACAAG gaatAGACAAAATCAGACACACGCTAAGACACCCTCACGGCACCAGGAAGTCACTGAACTAA
- the zmat2 gene encoding zinc finger matrin-type protein 2, translating to MASGSGSSGGGNSSKNDFRRKWDKDEYEQLAQKRLDEERDKKDGKPAPPVKRELLRHRDYKVDLESKLGKTIVITKTTPQAEMGGYYCNVCDCVVKDSINFLDHINGKKHQRNLGMSMRVERSSLDQVKKRFEVNKKKIEEKQTEYDFEERMKELREEEEKAKAYKKEKQKEKKRKAEEDLFEEDDEMAAVMGFSGFGSSKKGK from the exons TCCAGTGGTGGAGGTAATAGCAGCAAGAATGATTTTCGACGAAAGTGGGACAAAGATGAGTATGAACAACTGGCTCAAAAACGTCtcgatgaggagagagacaaaaaagATG GCAAACCAGCGCCCCCAGTTAAGCGGGAACTCCTGCGACACAGGGACTACAAGGTGGACCTCGAGTCCAAGCTGGGTAAAACCATTGTTATCACCAAGACCACACCACAGGCTGAGATGGGCGG GTACTACTGCaatgtgtgtgattgtgttgtGAAGGATTCCATCAACTTCTTAGACCACATCAATGGCAAGAAAC ACCAGAGGAATCTGGGAATGTCCATGCGCGTAGAGCGATCCTCATTGGACCAGGTGAAGAAACGATTTGAAGTTAACAAGAAGAAGATTGAGGAGAAGCAGACTGAGTATGATTTTGAAGAGCGCATGAAAGAGCTTCGAGAAGAG GAGGAGAAAGCAAAGGCTTACAAGAAGGAGAAGCAGAAGGAAAAGAAGCGCAAAGCAGAGGAGGATCTTTTTGAGGAGGATGATGAAATGGCTGCTGTGATGGGATTCTCGGGGTTTGGTTCATCAAAGAAAGGCAAATGA